CCACAAGAGCCTGACACAAACCCAATGTTCATGACCAGTGTGGCTGCTTGGCAGGGGCTGAGTGCTGGCACACATTTGTTTTGTTGGTGTTGATGGTAAGGCCTgtgttcccagtgctggaaTGCCAAAGGCATGAACCATTTGCTGTAGCACAACCTGGAGGGAGACAAGGCCTGTGATTCCATCTAATCCCCTACAGTAGCCATATGACAGGAAGGGATAAGCCACTTTGTCAGACTGGGATTATTGAGTTTATATTTTAACACCATATGTTTTTAGATTGTTCCTGGTGTGACAGGTCTGATGTTGCCTGTTCCAGTGTTACATTTGTAATGCTTTTTAGTTTCCTACCATCTTTTCCCTTGATTTGATCCAGGTGGATTATTTGTTATTACTCTGGTGCCAGGAGTTGATGTAATGCACAAAAGTAGAAGATTAATCCATTTTAGTTATCAGAACAAGAATGGAtgagcaggaaaagctgtgtAGAAAGTACCAGGTGTCAGTGCCTTTCCTTGGACACAAGAGCCTTCTGCCTGTGGAGTTTGAGGGAATaaagagcccaggctggcaccACAGTCCCCACTGCACTTTGTTGGGAATTAGTTATGATCACACTGATCTCATCTGCTGATGAAACTGGGGCTTTGCCTTCACTGGCATCTTTGCTGTATAGAGTAGATATTTGTTTcatggaaaatacagaaataacttGTTCTCTATTTTATTTGTGATGATTTGCCTGTAACCACAGCTGGATTGGTGGAGTTGGAGATGGGTAATATTTTGTGCAACATGATTTAAGTGTGCTTAATTCCTGGATTGCAGAAACCTTACTGCCTctggaatggaaaagaaatgccTGAGCAAATACCTGCTGTTGATGGGGCTGCTTTCATCTGGGCTGGTTTGGAACTATAAGAGACACAAGTTACTTTTCCACCTGTGAGACTGCTTGTGGCTTTCATGCATTCTCTTAAATCAGCTGAAaagtttttgtgggttttgtaaTAGAACTTTGACTTTTacatttccagcagcagtaGTTGGGAATTGAAGTTCTTTGACAAAAAGCCACTGTGGGGAAGAAAGTGTTTGATGCCTTGTAATATATGAAATTTTTATAATTCTGTCTTCACTATTTAGAAAGTACATGTAATTTGTGCAAAGCTAATCTGAGGTATGAGCAGGCTGCAGTGAAATCTAATGTAAATAGTGTTCTTAGTGTATTGCATCCAAGGAACACCTTGAGGACTTGAAATGGGAGCTGCAAGGTGGTTTTACTTTTATTAATAAGCAATGGTTGTGATAATGGGACTCCAGAATTTGGGAAATGTTATGCCAGAGTAAGAactcttttctctcctgtttgaTTTTGGTTCCCCATTTCTGAAAGTTCTGTCACATTGGTTGATGTAGTAAAAAACCTAGAGATTCTGTAATGAAATCATATCATTCACCTTAGACTCCTCTAATTGTATTTCAccaaattcctttaaaatactttataaacTGCTCCAGTGCTATATCTAAACTGGGCCTTGATGTTGCCCAAGTCAGGATTGGCTGTCAGCTTGCAGAAAACATTCCTCGCTGGAATTTCATTCTGCAGTTTAACAGATTAACAGGTACTGTTGACATCTGGTATTTAAAGGTTAAACTGATGTATTGTGATGAAATCCAGATGTATGGGAGTCACTCTGTCTGTGAGAAAAACCTTTCTAAGAGAAAATGGAGGGGAGCaatctgcacaggctgcagggcagcttgATGTGGGGAACTTTGCATTGTAAATAGGAGAACAGTGGAGATAACAGAAGATACATTTCATTATAATATCCCTAACAGTCCCTTGCAGGAATCTAAATTGCAATATCCAACTCCTGCAAGTTCTGCATGGATGTGTGGCTGTATTTAGTGAGAAGTGGGTTCTTTGATTAATCCACTTGTGCCTCTTGAGAGAGACTTTGTCACTGAGAAGCTTTGCTTTGGTGAGAAGTAAGAGCAGTTGGCTTTAAAAGCAGCTCTTTGTGGACTAGCCTAGCTAGAAGCACAGGTTGGTTTCCTAAAACcatattttgttatattttgtgATTAAATAAGAGGAGATTTGTTGggttgtatttaaaaaatgctaaattGCATCTCTGTTAAAATACACTAACTACTTTGGGGGCTATGAAATTTAATTCTCAAGGGGTAATTCTACATTGATTTGCAAATggttcaggaaaatattttttaaatctgtctTCAATAATGTTAAATTGCAACCAGATTTGGCATTTGTGgccttttgttttcaatttcaTGTAATAAGTCTGTACAGATTGGTGCCACCTTGAGCTtgaagctgctggagggagaAATCCTTCCTGCACCGtgtgctccttctccttcacaCTGTCTGCAGTTAACACCTTGTCCTTTGGCTTCAGGCCAAAATATTTTTCGCTGGGGCTTTAAACTGATTAGTGAGGTGCCAGAACAAAGATGCCTTTGTACTTGAGAGTATTGCTTTAGAGAGCTTGTTCACAGTGCAGGAGAGGTTACCCAGAGTGTGCTGTTCTGGTGAGATTTGGGGAGATGAGCTTATCAACCTttcactggttttttttcctcacaaattcTCTAACCTTAACTGTCTATCTTAAGGTTCCTGCTAGTTCTGAATTATTAAGAGCATTATAATGAAAAAAGCCTTACCCTCTGGTGTGTCAGAGTTTCTTAAATGTTTTGACATCTGGCTTGCAGTTTTTTGGGATGCTTTTATTTCAGCCATGTGTTTTGTAACTTAAAGttgctaaaaagaaaagcacCTGCTCAATTTAAGATTTCTGATTGTATATTTGTCTTCTGAAAGAGAAtcttaaatttcctttcttttccaataAATGTTATTCTGCTCttagtttttgtttaaaaaacccttttgaATCTGTTATTTCACATACAGACATTTCCatagtttttctttcaaagcagtCCTGTTGGAGCTGATTTTCATGTTTCTCTGCTACCTGGAAAAATTGATTTGGACAGAAGTTACCAGCTGATAGTTGTGGAAGGCAGGCTGGGAGGTGATTTCTGTGAAGAAAGTTGGGAGCAGTTCTAAGTCTAACTTGAGTAAAGAGCACGAACTGTCTTTGATCATTTACAAGAAATGATAGCTCTCCTTGGCTGTAATAAATGTGTGTTTGTATATCCCGTTTGTGCCAGACTTCCTGCAGGGTGTGTGCCTTGCCATGAAGGTGAAGAAGCCTTACAGGGATCAGTGAATGCTTGGCATATTTGATCTGACAGAATGGATAAAATACCAGTCTGTCTGATTCTCTGGATTTGTGCACTTTGAATTTTGGGAGAAAACCCCACCAATTGAATTCATATTAATGTTGCAGTGCACGTGGGAGAGCACTTGTGAGAAAATGGATCCTGACCaagctttgctgtgctgttctCTGGTGTCTTCTCCTAAAGCAGCTGttgcactgagagcagcagagcagagggccTGGCTGGCACCACCTGTGGGACCAAGCACCCTGCACTTGAGCAGGAATGAGTGCAAGTGTTACCTTGAATTTAAAGCCAGACCTGTCTAGGATCTGATTTCACATTTGTTCTTTCCAGGTTGTTTTGTAAACAATTGTAgttctaaataaaaaaagagacattATTGCACCTCATTGAATTGCAAAAATCTTTTCAATGAAACACCAGATGTCTAACTGGAAACTGGTTGGATGGGTTGTCAGGAGAGATAAGGGGAAAACTTCTCTCACTTTTTTCTTTGATCATAAATTTTTAGCAAACATGAAAAGAGTTGCTCCGTGTTGGCTGAAGAGTCAGCATGTTAGTTTGTCAGCAGTGGAGTGCAGGGTTTAACCAGCTGATCTTAGACATCCCAAAGGGCCTTCTAAGAGAAAATGAGTTTGCATTTTTGTAAGTGTTTCACTGCAGACACAGGTCACCTGTTAAAATGCTTTGGTTGGGGAGGTTAAATTGTGTTTTAGTGCACCAACTCTTCAACACAACTGACCTAACACTCTTAGACATGTGAAGATCAGTTTTTAGGctattttaaaagcctttgtGCTTGATGTTAAGACCTGATGTTATATTAATTAAGCCTTCAATTGCAACATAACTGAGATTGCTATGGAAGTGACTTCAGGCTGTAGTAGGGCTGTGTCAATCAGGTGTCTTCAGAAATAACTCCTGATTGTGTGAATTAAATTGTTTAACAACTTTAGCTGTAAACATCAGTGCAAAAGAAGTTCTGTGTTTAGCAAACAGCTAAGCAAGAGCTTTGCCTTCCTTATggtgtaattattttttttaatcaaaggaaataaaaaagaaatgtaaatgaGGCCATCATCAGGACACATTTTTCTATAACATGTTGATGAACTATTGTGTACACACATGCCAGGAGTTGACAATAAATccctttgaggttttttgtgggctaatttaaatttgtttcttttcctcttgtcctttaTCTTTCAGAGTAGCAGGCCCAAGACTGCCTTCCTAGAGCAGCCAGGACTGTTGTTGTTTCCCAGCCCTGaaggctgggaaggaaggagttGGTGTTGCATACTGCAGTAGTGCTTGCCTGTTGCTCCAGGAATActttatctgttctgttttgcttaAAGCATCTGAGGAGTCCAAATCTGAGGGGTTCATGTCTGTATCTCTCAGCCTGAGGAACAAGTGCAGTCATTGATTTcctcagcagctggcagctgtcCTGAAATGCCACCAGGGCAGCATTGCCAGTCAGCCCAGTGCACAGATGAAATGTATAGCCATTCTTCCACTTCCTTGGCTGTACCAATGGCCTCTGAATggataaaacaaagaaatcccAACTTCCCTGGGTGCTAGGGTTAGTGCAGTCCAGTTCTGTGTGATTACTGGGGGTTTTCCCCAGCAGAACAAAGATGTGTGCAACGAGTACAAGTGTAAATCTGAGGAAGAGCAGATCTGAATGTATTTAGGCTCATTGTTTTTGGTGAGTTACTGCATATTAAAGAGAAAACTGGAACCTTTGGTAAATAAGCATTTCAGAAATCAGTATTGCTTTCACAGAACACGTTTTCTCGTCCCTTACAAATAGTTGTAGGActaatatgttttcttttggggttttttctaaGCTCTAAGCTATTTGCCTATTCCTGCATCAAGTTGTGGCAGTTACAGCATTGCTTGCATGAACAGTTTTGCTTGAAGTATTTGTGTGCAAGGTCTCTTTGTTTCTGCTCCACAGCCATTTTACCTACATGGCGTGGGGGCAGGGAAGAGTGCAGAATGGAATAAGCTTTCTGGAGTTTGAATCCAGGTCACTTGGCTGGCTCCCAGTAACTAGGCAATAATAGGCACACTGGctgctttccctttttcattctttcttttccaatgATCTGAAACCTGAGGAGAGAAAACTAGCAAGTGGAATTActctgaataaaattaaaatgtttctagGAATGCACTCACTCTTTCCATTCTACCCTTTCTCAGGCAGCTGTAGCTCtttgtgtctgctgctgctAACTTGCTTTAGTTTCTTTTGTGCACACTCTTTCCTTCGgtagaagaaaaccaaaagtaTTCCAAACTTTGAATCTCATAAGGTTAAAGCTTTTGTTTCAGAGTGGAGAGGGTGTTTCTGTGCAGGGTTTCTGTGACAGTGAGGCTAACAGCTTCTAGCTGAGCTGCCATGGCAGagtgtgccctgtgcctgctctgacCCCCTGTGCTCTGTCTTACAGAAGATGCAGACTACAGTGCCTTCGGGACGGACACCATGACCAGGAAGAAGAACGTCTTATCCAACGTGCTGCGCCCAGACAACCACAGGAAGAAGCCCCACATTGTCATCAGCATGCCCCAGGACTTCAGGCCCGTGTCCTCCATCATCGACGTGGACATCCTGCCCGAGACGCACCGGCGGGTGCGGCTCTACAAGTACGGCACCGACAAACCGCTGGGCTTCTACATCCGCGACGGCTCCAGCGTCAGGGTCACCCCGCACGGCCTGGAGAAGGTGCCCGGCATCTTCATCTCCAGGCTGGTCCCCGGGGGGCTGGCCCAGAGCACCGGGCTGCTGGCTGTCAATGACGAGGTGCTGGAGGTGAACGGCATCGAGGTGTCAGGAAAAAGCCTGGATCAAGTTACAGACATGATGATCGCAAACAGCCGCAACCTGATCATCACCGTCAGACCCGCCAACCAGAGGAACAACGTGGTGAGGAACAGTCGGACTTCGGGCAGCTCCGGCCAGTCCACCGAgtccagcctgcccagcagcacccccaacatcctgggcaccctgcagggagaggaggagagtgACGAGGAGGACATTATTATTGAAGACAGTGGTGAGCCACAGCAGATCCCTAAGGCTGCGCCCACCAGCGAAAGCATAGAGTCCTTGTCACAAATTGAACTCCTCCACGAGTCCTCACAAAATGGGTTCCTTCCTTCCAGTGAGAACTTGAGTCACTCAGCAGGCAGCATTAGCATGGAGTGTGAAGTACCAGAGCAGGGCCGAAAGTCCTTAGAAGAAGATGGAACTATAATAACACTATGAAATGACATTGGTGTACTTCAGATAAGTAAGGATGCCATACATGTTTTAATTGGGCTTGATATGTAACACATTTTATACCTCTCCATCTACCAAGCACTGCAGTTAGAttaaaaggagggaaaaaagtaaatacaaGAAATTCAAAATCACATAAGTTGACTAACTTCATTAATTCTGCACTTCAATGTAAATAATTCACAAAGCTGGGTGATAATTGATAAATAGCTGAAATTGAATGAGGAGGATTTAAATTGAGAATGAAGGATAGCTAAGAGATGGCTGTGAGCTTTCTTCTAAAGGTActtgatttttattgttttttttaatgctgtacACTACTGGTTCTATAGAAGTGAACCTCCTCGTGTGTGAGGCTGGCTGTCTCATGGACTGTGCTTTCACCTGCTGTTCCTCTAAGTGCTGCTCTcgtgtgctggagctgctgcagccccctcactgctgtcctggctgctgctcctctgccagagctgtgcgTGGGCTCTGGGCAAGGGGAAACTGGgagagagccagagctgggggtggtgacacagggacagcagggctgtgtggcaGCACCTGCACTGGGGCTTTGGAGGGCACTGTTCTTCCTGAGTGAATGTGCAACCACAGGCTCGTTAGTCAGGCACCATTACTGCTTTTAATGACTCTGATTTTGAAATTCAAATGTGAAAGTCTTAACACTAATGCATCAAAGACCTGTTCTCATTCTAGCTTGCCATATTTAAGAATATCATTGGATTTAGTTACTAATCCCAGTAAATTGCAAACAAATCAAGTGTAAACTTAATGCTATGGAAATAGCATGAGGTAATCTCTGTTACAATTGCAGTCCTAGTAGAAACTGTAAAGATTTCTACTAGCAAAGGTTTGTTGGAAAGAGTCTGGATTATATAAAAGTGACTTCCTTCAAACCTGAACAAGTTAGAACAGTCCAAGTTAAATCCCTGGATTAAAGAGTTTTAAATCAGAATGAGGCTTTACTAGACCTTGTTTGAGCCATGTGATACTAACTGATTCATTCTTAGGAGCTGCTCTGTAAATGCAGATGGCTGTGTGCCCCTGGCTGGGTGTTGTGGGTATTACAGTGTTGTTCTGTGTGAAAACACTGATGACAAGTCCTGATGCTGCAAGAGcaaaggtgtgtgtgtgtaacacTGCACTCACTGGGATAGCTGCAGGGGAGGCTTCTGGCATTGTTTTTATCCCTTCCCTTTTTGTATCTCTTCCTTTACCCCTTTGGCCCTTGTTTCCCAACCTGACCCTCCTCTGGAACAGAAGTTGTGGCAGGAGAATGAGCTGGGGACTGCCAGGACTGGAGAAGGattccccagggatgctgtgcctctGTCAGGAGGAGTGGGGTGCTGCCAGGTGTGTCCTGTGctcccctgagcagcagccaggtgctTGGGAATGTTCCACCCTCTGGGAAGATGTGATGAGTGGGAAGGGAGACTGacccctttctttttttccctcagtctATTTGAGGAAAATCTACCTCTGGTAACTTCACTAACAGGAGACCAACTGTAAGTTTAATGTTAGGGCATCTGTAAAAGTCGTCACAGACTATCAGAGGCTAAACCTGTGTTTGTTTCAGGTTTTTGTGATGATGCAAAcactgctgcagaaacaaatcCCTGCTGTTTGATGTTACAAAGTGCACATTTGAAATTAGTGTCTGATGGGCAGTAGTTTTCTCAAGCCTTCAATGCCAAGAGAGGCACTCATCCCCCTTAGGATTTATGGAGGATAGGCACAGCAGGCAGTGGTACTCTGCAAATGCAGGTGAGGGGCTCCTTTGTCACACTTATTTATggtttctttgtgtgtgtgtggagagcCCTGGAATCTTTTACAAGAGCAACA
Above is a genomic segment from Oenanthe melanoleuca isolate GR-GAL-2019-014 chromosome 20, OMel1.0, whole genome shotgun sequence containing:
- the PARD6B gene encoding partitioning defective 6 homolog beta, whose product is MNRAQRGAAGSRGLGTMEVKSKFGAEFRRFSLERSKPGKFEEFYGLLQHVHKIPNVDVLVGYTDIHGDLLPINNDDNYHKAVSTANPLLRIFIQRKEDADYSAFGTDTMTRKKNVLSNVLRPDNHRKKPHIVISMPQDFRPVSSIIDVDILPETHRRVRLYKYGTDKPLGFYIRDGSSVRVTPHGLEKVPGIFISRLVPGGLAQSTGLLAVNDEVLEVNGIEVSGKSLDQVTDMMIANSRNLIITVRPANQRNNVVRNSRTSGSSGQSTESSLPSSTPNILGTLQGEEESDEEDIIIEDSGEPQQIPKAAPTSESIESLSQIELLHESSQNGFLPSSENLSHSAGSISMECEVPEQGRKSLEEDGTIITL